The sequence ATCGGGTTTGTAGAGCGGATTGACATTGACCACCACCATGCCTGCGCGCAGGCTGCCCAGCAATGCCACCAGATAAGCGGGTACGTTGGGCATCATCAGCGCCACCCGGCTGCCACGCGCCAGACCGCGCGCCTGCAACCAAGCTGCGAAACTGCGCGCCCACTGATCCAATTGGGCAAACCGGATGTCGCTGCCCATGGCCGTGCAGGCGATGCGATCGGCGTGACGCTTGCAGGCTTGATCCAGCAAGTCCGTCAACGAGGCGTAGGGCGCGATGGAAATCTCGGCGGGCACGCCTTGCGGATAGTGCGCGAGCCAGGGTCTCTGCATGGTGTTTGCCTCCATTAGTTTATTTTTTATTTGATGATACCCTTCAACCGTCACTGCTCAAACATAGAGATTTCCGCATGAAAATCCTCGAACCCTTCCTTGCCTGGCGCGACGAGATCGCCGCGCTGCGGCGCGATATCCATGCGCACCCCGAACTCGCGTTTGAGGAGTTTCGCACGGCCGATCTGGTCGCCGAGCGCCTTCAGCGATGGGGCATCGAGGTTGACCGCGGTCTGGGCGGCACCGGTGTCGTGGGGATCATCAAGGGCAAGCAGGACGGCCCGCGTGCCGTGGGGCTGCGCGCCGATCTCGACGCGCTGCCCATGCAGGAAGTCAATACGTTCGCGCACGCCAGCCAGCACGCAGGCAAGATGCACGCCTGCGGCCACGACGGCCATACCGCCATGCTGCTTGGCGCGGCCCGCTATCTGGCCGAACACCGGGATTTTGCAGGCACCGTCTATGTGATCTTCCAGCCGGCCGAAGAAGGCGGCGGCGGCGCCAAGCGCATGGTCGACGACGGGCTGTTCACGCGGTTTCCGATGGATGCAGTCTTCGGCATGCACAACTGGCCTGGCATGCGCGCCGGCCAGTTCGGTGTCACCCCGGGCCCCATCATGGCCTCGTCCAATGAGTTTCTCATCCGTATCATCGGCAAGGGCACGCATGCCGGGATGCCACACCTGGGCGTCGATCCCGTCATGACGGCCGTGCAATTGGCGCAAAGCCTGCAAACCATCATCACCCGCAACCGCGCGCCGCTGGAGGCGGCGGTGTTGTCCATCACCCAGATCCACACCGGCAGCGCCGACAACGTGGTGCCCAATGACGCCATCATGCGCGGCACCGTGCGCACCTTCACCCACGAAACGCTCGATCTGATCGAGCGGCGCATGGAAGAAATCGCCCGCCACACCTGCGCGGCGATGGACTGCGATCTGGAGTTCGAGTTCACCCGCAACTATCCGCCCACCATCAACCACGTCGCCGAAACCGTCTTCGCGGTCAACGTGATGCGCGACATCGTCGGTGCCGAGAACGTGTTCGACCAAGTCACCCCGACCATGGGCGCGGAAGACTTCGCCTTCATGCTGCAGGCCAAACCCGGCTGCTATGTCTGGATAGGCAATGGCAGCGGCGACCATCGCGACGCCGGCCACGGGGCGGGCCCCTGCATGCTGCATAACGGCAGCTATGACTTCAACGACGAGCTGATCCCCCTGGGCGCGACCTACTGGAGCCAGCTCGCGCTCAAGTGGCTGGCCCAGCCCGCCTGAGGCGGCTGGCTCAAACCGCCGCCTGACAGGCGGCCAGAAAGCGGCGTGCCGCACGTGAGCATCCCGGCGCGTGCGGCACGAGGATACTGAGTGTCCGGGTAAGGGCCTTTGGTGCCAGGCGCAAGGCCGCCAGGGTGCCGTCCTCGTGCCGCATGGACATCACCGACACGAAACCCGCGCCCAGCCCTGCGCGCACCGCCTGCTTGACGCCTTCCACACCGGCCAGCTCCAGCCCGGCCACCACCGGCAGCGCAGCCTGCTCGAACGCCTGCTCCACCAACCGACGCACGCCCGAGCCCGGTTCGCGCATGACCAGCGGCAAAGCCGCCAGTTCGGCCAGCGTCACGCTGTCTCGCCGCGCCAGTGCATGATCGGCCCGCACAATGGCCACCACCTCGTCGCGGCGCCAGGCATGGACTTCCGTATCGGCGGGCAGACCTGCGGGCACTTCCCCCTCGATGAAGGCCAGATCCAGGCTGGCAAGCCGCTCGACGATCTGGCGCGTATTGCCATCCGAAAGGTGCAGGCTGATCGTAGGAAACTCCGCCCGGAATTGCGCCACCAGGGCGGGCAAGAGATAGCTGGCGGGTGTCGTGCTGCCCCCCAGCCACAGCGAGCCTGTCTCCAGCCCGCGCCAGGCATCCCGCATCGCCCGCGCCTGCCCATAGACCTGGCGCAACTGCCGCGCGTGCACCGCCAGGCGCTCGCCGGCTTCGGTCAGCGCAATGCCGTGGCCGCTACGCCGGTATAACGGTTCGCCAAACCAGTCCTGAAGCAGGCGTAACTGGCCCGACAACGCTGGCTGGGACAAATGCAATTGCTGCGCGGCGCGGCTGATGTTGCCGGCATCGGCCACACAGGCAAAGCTCAGAAGCTGCTCGGGGGTCATGAATATCTATCGGAAATTCTTATATTACACATAGACAATAAAGATTTTTCAGATAGCTGGCAAGCGCTTAATATTTCTTCCAGTTATTTAGTTATCCCTCCATCCCATGACTACCGCAGCCCTTCCCGCACCCACTCCCTGGCGTGACAAGCTCAACGGCGTTCTGTTCGTCGCCCTGATGGCCGGCGCCGTCGTTCAATTGGCGGACATCCCTGCCATCAAACAGTTGGGTTTCTCGCCCCTGGTGGTCGGGATCGTCTGTGGGATGCTTTACGGCAACTTCCTGCGCGGCACCATGCCCGCCGATTGGGGCGTGGGCGTCAACTTCACCGCCCGGCGACTGCTGCGCATTGCCGTGGCCTTTTATGGCCTGAACATCAGCATCCAGCAGATCATGGCCGTTGGCCTGCCCGGCCTGGCGGTATCGGTGTCGGTGGTGGTGGGTACGCTGGTGATCGGCACCGTGGTCGGTCAGCGCCTGCTGGGCCTGGATCGTGACACGGCCATGCTGACCTCGGCTGGCAGCGCCATTTGCGGGGCGGCCGCCGTGCTGGCTTTCGAGCCCACCCTGCGGGCCGCGCCGCACAAGAGCGCCGTGGCCGTGGCCACCGTCGTGCTCTTCGGTACGCTATCCATGTTTCTGTACCCGGTGGCCTATCACGCGGGTTGGATCGACCTCGATACCCAGGCCCTGGGCATCTACATCGGCGGCACCATCCATGAAGTCGCACAGGTCGTGGGCGCGGCCAGCAATATCGACCCGGCCACCACTGAAGTCGCCACCATCGTCAAAATGACGCGGGTGGCCCTGTTGGTGCCGGTACTACTGGTGCTGGGCATGTGGCTACGCAGCTCGCGCAGCCACGACGCCGCCCAAGGCGGCAATCGCCTGCCCGTGCCCTGGTTTGCCGTCGGTTTTCTGGTGCTGGCCATCATCAATTCGCTCAACATCCTGCCCGCCGACGCCATCACCGCGATTCGCCGCCTGGACATCTTCGTGCTCACAATGGCCATGACCGCCCTGGGTATCGAAACGCGCTTTGCGCAAATCCGCAAGGCGGGTCCGCGAGTCATGGCCCTGGGCCTGGTCTTGTACGTCTGGTTGATCTTCGGCGGCTACGCCATCGTCAAACTGGCCGTCTGATGACGCACCCGGTCGGCCGCGAGCACGACCGGGTCACGTTTTTCCTGCATAATCGGTCGGTTCGCCATCAGGAGCCGGCCATGACGACCAAAGCCCATTTCACCACCCTGCCCGCCGGCCGAGAGCCCGTATTGCGCGTCATGCCGATGCCGGCCGACGCCAACATCCACGGAGATGTCTTTGGCGGCTGGATCATGTCCCAAGTCGATATCGCGGGTTCCATCCCGGCCGCGCGCCGCGCCGCCGGGCGTGTGGCCACCGTGGCGGTCAATGCATTTCAGTTCAAAAAACCCGTCTTCGTCGGCGATCTGCTCAGTTTTTACGCTGAAGTCGTCAAAACGGGCAGCACCTCGGTCACCGTCGAGGTCGAGGTCTATGCCCAACGCCAGAGGCTGGACGCCGAGATCGTCAAAGTCACCGACGCCACGCTGACCTACGTCGCCACCGACGAAGCGCGCCGTAGCCGCCCGCTGCCCTCTCTCTGAGCCAGAACCGCATGACGCAGTCCGCCGCGCAAAAGCCTCCCACGACGCCACGCCGCCTGGATCCTGAAGACGCCCAGCACGCCCTGGAAGAAGTCCAGGAATGCCTGCGGCGGCAACAGCTCGTCTCCGATCTGGTGCACCGCCAGGAGCAGGGCGACCTGGTCGAAGACCTCGTTCACCGCCAGCAGCAAGCCGAGCTGCAGACGCTGATCAACCGCCTGCATCCGGCCGACATCGCCTTCATTCTCGAGTCGCTGCCCAAGGACGAGCGCCAGCAGGTCTGGCATCTGGTCAGCCCCGAGCACGACGCCGACGTGCTGCTGGAAGTCGAAGACTGGGTCCGCGAATCGCTGATCGAGGCGATGGACCGCCAGGATCTGGTTGCCGCCACCGGCAACATGGATGCCGACGAGCTGGCCGATCTGGCGCCCGATCTGCCTCCGGACGTGGTGGCCGAAGTGCAGAAAGGCCTCACCGAAGAAGAGCGCGCGCAGCTGCTCGAGGCCATGGGCTATCCCGAAGATAGCGTCGGCGCCATCATGGACTTCGAAATGGTCCGGGTGCGCGAGGACGTCTCGCTCGAGGTGGTGTTGCGCTATCTGCGCCGCCTGCACGAACTGCCCGACCACACCGATCAGATCTTCGTGGTCGACCGCCAGGACAAGCTGCAGGGCGTCCTGCCCATCGCCGTGCTGCTGGTCAGCGAACCCGAGACCGAAGTGCGTTCGGTCATGAACACCGACTACCTCACGCTGGGCCCGCTGGACTCCGACGCCGACGCGGCCGGCGCGTTCGAGCGCTACGATCTGGTGTCCGCCCCCGTCACCGATGACCAGGGCCGCCTCATCGGACGCGTCACCATCGCCGACGTGGTGGATGTGATGCGAGAAGACTCACAAGAACAAGCCCTGTCGCGCGCAGGTCTGCAAGAAGAAGACATCTTCGCCCCGGTATCGATGGCCTTGCGCAACCGTGCGCCCTGGCTGCTGTTTAACCTCTGTACGGCTGCCACGGCGTCTTTCGTGGCAT comes from Bordetella holmesii ATCC 51541 and encodes:
- a CDS encoding amidohydrolase family protein gives rise to the protein MKILEPFLAWRDEIAALRRDIHAHPELAFEEFRTADLVAERLQRWGIEVDRGLGGTGVVGIIKGKQDGPRAVGLRADLDALPMQEVNTFAHASQHAGKMHACGHDGHTAMLLGAARYLAEHRDFAGTVYVIFQPAEEGGGGAKRMVDDGLFTRFPMDAVFGMHNWPGMRAGQFGVTPGPIMASSNEFLIRIIGKGTHAGMPHLGVDPVMTAVQLAQSLQTIITRNRAPLEAAVLSITQIHTGSADNVVPNDAIMRGTVRTFTHETLDLIERRMEEIARHTCAAMDCDLEFEFTRNYPPTINHVAETVFAVNVMRDIVGAENVFDQVTPTMGAEDFAFMLQAKPGCYVWIGNGSGDHRDAGHGAGPCMLHNGSYDFNDELIPLGATYWSQLALKWLAQPA
- the mgtE gene encoding magnesium transporter, translated to MTQSAAQKPPTTPRRLDPEDAQHALEEVQECLRRQQLVSDLVHRQEQGDLVEDLVHRQQQAELQTLINRLHPADIAFILESLPKDERQQVWHLVSPEHDADVLLEVEDWVRESLIEAMDRQDLVAATGNMDADELADLAPDLPPDVVAEVQKGLTEEERAQLLEAMGYPEDSVGAIMDFEMVRVREDVSLEVVLRYLRRLHELPDHTDQIFVVDRQDKLQGVLPIAVLLVSEPETEVRSVMNTDYLTLGPLDSDADAAGAFERYDLVSAPVTDDQGRLIGRVTIADVVDVMREDSQEQALSRAGLQEEDIFAPVSMALRNRAPWLLFNLCTAATASFVASRFEGTVSHIVILAFLMSIVAGIGGNSGNQTMTMIIRALAVGRITGRNIWQLVKREMLVTLLVGLCGSLVAAAFAWAISGSLSIALVMMAAMICNMLVGAGVGVLVPMVRARFGKDPAIGSSVLLTFATDSLGFFIFLGLATIFLL
- a CDS encoding bacterial regulatory helix-turn-helix, lysR family protein, encoding MTPEQLLSFACVADAGNISRAAQQLHLSQPALSGQLRLLQDWFGEPLYRRSGHGIALTEAGERLAVHARQLRQVYGQARAMRDAWRGLETGSLWLGGSTTPASYLLPALVAQFRAEFPTISLHLSDGNTRQIVERLASLDLAFIEGEVPAGLPADTEVHAWRRDEVVAIVRADHALARRDSVTLAELAALPLVMREPGSGVRRLVEQAFEQAALPVVAGLELAGVEGVKQAVRAGLGAGFVSVMSMRHEDGTLAALRLAPKALTRTLSILVPHAPGCSRAARRFLAACQAAV
- a CDS encoding thioesterase superfamily protein, translating into MTTKAHFTTLPAGREPVLRVMPMPADANIHGDVFGGWIMSQVDIAGSIPAARRAAGRVATVAVNAFQFKKPVFVGDLLSFYAEVVKTGSTSVTVEVEVYAQRQRLDAEIVKVTDATLTYVATDEARRSRPLPSL